A stretch of the Oncorhynchus clarkii lewisi isolate Uvic-CL-2024 chromosome 9, UVic_Ocla_1.0, whole genome shotgun sequence genome encodes the following:
- the LOC139416895 gene encoding transmembrane protein 106C, translating into MGTQWSRSESDSSLLLVPEVGTGWQTGDDDDDSLDGLDRQEDIARFPYVEFTGRDSITCPTCQGTGHIPSEQVNELVALVPYNDQRLRPQRTKLYVVLSAVLCLLASSLVVFFLFPRSVMVEDDGIRSVTVQFDHINTKVLINMTSSLNFTNSNFFTVMVDSLSCQVLYMKTVIGTMQLDNVITIQPLSQTQVNFTVSVQISGSTSYVYAFCTMASIKVHNILVIMQTSVKTSYMMRTAQNTLEAYRYIDCGSNSTVHQPPRRLWQ; encoded by the exons ATGGGCACTCAATGGTCCCGAAGCGAAAGCGACAGCAGTCTTCTGCTCGTCCCGGAGGTTGGGACAGGGTGGCAGAcgggagatgatgatgatgactcgctggatggactggacagacagGAGGACATTGCTCGGTTCCCTTATGTAGAGTTTACTGGCAGGGACAGTATTACCTGTCCAACATGCCAAGGCACTGGCCACATCCCCTCAG AGCAGGTCAATGAGCTTGTGGCTCTGGTTCCCTACAACGACCAGAGACTCCGGCCCCAGAGAAC GAAGCTGTATGTGGTCCTCTCGGCGGTGCTATGTCTCCTGGCTTCCTCTCTGGTGGTCTTCTTCCTCTTTCCTCGCTCTGTCATGGTGGAGGATGATGGGATACGCTCTGTCACCGTGCAGTTTGATCACATCAACACTAAAGTCCTCATAAATATGACA AGCTCCTTGAACTTCACCAACTCAAACTTCTTCACAGTGATGGTGGATAGTCTAAGCTGCCAGGTTCTCTATATGAAAACAGTCATAGGCACCATGCAGCTAGATAACGTCATCACCATCCAGCCCCTGAGCCAGACACAG gTGAACTTCACAGTCAGCGTTCAGATCAGTGGAAGCACCTCCTATGTTTA TGCCTTCTGCACCATGGCAAGCATCAAGGTTCACAATATCTTGGTTATCATGCA GACATCTGTGAAAACCTCCTACATGATGCGCACGGCCCAGAATACCCTGGAAGCCTATCGCTACATTGACTGTGGTTCAAACTCCACGGTTCACCAGCCCCCACGACGACTGTGGcagtaa
- the LOC139416896 gene encoding serine--tRNA ligase, cytoplasmic, which translates to MVLDLDQFRTDKGGDPEVIRETQRKRFKDVSLVDKLVHADTEWRKCRFTADNLNKAKNLCSKTVGEKMKKREPVGDDDDSVPDDAQNLEALTADTLSPLTVTQIKKVRLLVDEAVQKSDGERVKLEEERFQYLREIGNLLHPSVPISNDEDADNKVERTWGDCTVQKKYSHVDLVVMIDGYDGEKGAIVAGSRGYFLKGPLVFLEQALINYALRMLHSKNYQMLYTPFFMRKEVMQEVAQLSQFDDELYKVIGKSSEKSEDTAIDEKYLIATSEQPIAAFLRDEWLKPEDLPMRYAGLSTCFRQEVGSHGRDTRGIFRVHQFEKIEQFVFASPHDNKSWEMMDEMIGTAEEFYQTLGIPYRIINIVSGALNHAASKKLDLEAWFPGSAAFRELVSCSNCLDYQARRLRIRYGQTKKMMDKTDYVHMLNATMCATTRVMCAILETYQTEEGVIIPEVLRNFMPPGMTEMLKFVKPAPIDVETSKKQKKQQDGGKKKKQGGGDQLQNQVENMSVNDS; encoded by the exons ATGGTGCTCGATTTAGACCAATTTCGAACCGATAAAGGCGGTGATCCTGAAGTAATCAGAGAAACTCAAAGAAAAAGGTTCAAAGATGTGTCACTTGTGGATAAACTAGTACACGCAGACACCGAATGGAGAAAAT GTCGTTTCACTGCCGACAACCTCAACAAGGCAAAGAATTTATGCAGCAAGACAGTTGGAGAGAAAATGAAG AAGAGGGAACCAGTTGGGGATGACGATGATTCTGTCCCAGACGACGCCCAGAACTTGGAGGCCCTAACGGCAGACACACTATCG CCCCTCACTGTCACCCAGATCAAGAAGGTCCGTCTGCTTGTAGATGAGGCAGTGCAGAAATCTGACGGTGAGAGGGTAAAGCTGGAGGAAGAGCGCTTTCAATACCTACGAGAGATCGGGAACCTCCTGCATCCATCTGTGCCCATCAGTAATGATGAG GATGCTGATAACAAAGTGGAGCGCACCTGGGGAGACTGTACTGTGCAGAAGAAGTATTCCCACGTAGACCTGGTAGTCATGATCGACGGCTACGACGGAGAGAAAGGAGCTATAGTGGCTGGGAGCCGTGGCTACTTCCTCAAA GGGCCGCTAGTTTTCCTGGAGCAGGCATTGATCAATTATGCTCTGCGGATGCTCCACAGCAAGAACTACCAAATGCTCTACACCCCCTTCTTCATGAGGAAAGAGGTCATGCAGGAGGTGGCTCAGCTCAGCCAGTTTGATGATGAACTTTACAAG GTGATTGGGAAGAGCAGTGAGAAATCTGAGGACACGGCCATAGATGAGAAGTACCTGATTGCCACCTCAGAGCAGCCCATCGCAGCCTTCTTGAGAGACGAGTGGCTGAAGCCAGAGGATCTGCCAATGCGCTACGCCGGCCTCTCCACCTGCTTCAGACAGGAAGTGGGTTCCCACGGGCGTGACACCCGAGGCATCTTCAGGGTGCACCAGTTTGAGAAG ATAGAGCAGTTTGTTTTTGCCTCTCCTCATGACAACAAGTCCTGGGAGATGATGGATGAGATGATTGGGACGGCTGAAGAGTTCTACCAGACACTAGGGATCCCCTACCGCATCATCAACATAGTCTCAG GTGCTCTGAACCATGCAGCCAGTAAGAAGCTGGACTTGGAGGCCTGGTTCCCAGGCTCCGCAGCCTTCAGAGAGCTGGTCTCCTGCTCCAACTGTTTAGACTACCAGGCCCGTCGGCTGCGTATCCGCTACGGACAGACCAAAAAGATGATGGACAAG ACTGACTATGTGCACATGCTCAACGCAACCATGTGTGCCACCACACGTGTAATGTGTGCTATCCTGGAGACGTACCAGACCGAAGAGGGTGTCATAATTCCAGAGGTACTCCGGAATTTCATGCCTCCAG GTATGACAGAGATGCTGAAGTTTGTGAAGCCTGCGCCTATTGACGTGGAGACGTCCAAGAAGCAGAAGAAGCAGCAGGATGgagggaagaagaagaaacagggaGGTGGAGACCAGCTCCAGAACCAAGTGGAGAACATGTCTGTCAACGATTCTTAG